Part of the Hemiscyllium ocellatum isolate sHemOce1 chromosome 30, sHemOce1.pat.X.cur, whole genome shotgun sequence genome is shown below.
TAGATCCTGGAATTACCGAAAGACAAACCCAAGCTGGACTAAGGAGGAGTAGCTGTGCAGTGGCTGAATCACAGAATATATAGCAAATTAGAGGATTCTGCTGGGTCCTaatgctcagtgagttttaccaATTCAATTTTTAAACCTGTTTCATTCTTCATGGATAATAAGTAGATCCCAGCATTTTACAGTTGCAGTTTAACGGAGGAGCCAAGGGAGGTGGCTTATTTATTTCACTGTCTAATTTTTATACAAGATTTCAATGAAAGCTGGATTTGAGAAATTGAATCTTTGATATTACTTTCAGTTTCGTTTCCTCAGAAATCCACATGATATCACTTCCAGCCCTTACTTTGTATCCAGGAGAAATTGTGTAAATATTAAAAGGTATCAGGAGGTTGGGTTGTGTTTTAAATTCTTTAACACTCAAGTTCCAATAATCCCAGTTTCAGTAAATGCCTGGCAGTTCAAATAACAGAAAGGATTATTCAAAAACTTAGATGTACAACCATTCAATAAACAGAGAATAAACTCCACCTTGTGTGAAAGGGGTGAAGGAAattaatttgtgtgtgtgagggggctgGAGCTGTTTAGAACACCAGGTTCCCATTGAGTTGTGTGGAATTGGCCACTCCACATCAGTAGCTCACCAACTCAGACTGGCACAATAATAGGCAACACAGACCACTGGGTTGACAGCAAGATTACCTGACTAGATTGTCACAAGGAGGCTGGAGCAGTAGAGTGCTGCAGAACCCCAGATGATTTAATATTACAGCGTAATCCTGAGGTGTGAGGGAACTAAGATTTGCAATTCCTTGCACAAAGTGAAATACACTCTTACCGTACCTTAACCAACAACATTTTAAGTTGAAAATCATATTGGTGTGGCATCTTCCCATTAAAGACAGAAAATTGAATATTAAACTAAACTTGTTAATAGCCCGAAAACAATCATAAAAAACAATTTCAGGCATTGGAATCAGGAAAGGAACATTCTGccttaaaaaaagacaaatcttTATCTGGTGGCATATTGATTCagttcagcactgctgcctcacagcacctggcaCCCAAATTTgactccagccttggatgactgtctgtgtggagttggcacgttctccccgtgtctttgcAGAATTCcaccgcagtccaaagatgtgcaggccaggtggtttagctatgggaaatgcaaggtgatagggaagggggctggggctggatgggatagtctttggagggtcggtgtagacttgatggtctgaatggccagcttccacactgtaaggattctataattctacaaATGTACGATTAAGGCTCAAAACTGAAAACTCAAATGAGGATCTCAAAGCAAGCCAGGGTTTTGAGGATTAAAGCAGTTACCATTTTTCCAAATTGTGACAAGTGTGCCTTAAATAAGTTAAAACACAAATTAGAGAAGAATtactctgaaaaaaaatctaccATTGGTTAATAATCCAGAAAAGGTCATGAATGTTTCATGAGATAAATTTTAGTGTGAAGCCGGATGCTGGCACTTTTATTCCttcacaagatgtgggcatcactattgcccagagggcagttaataattaaccacattgttgtgggcgtGTCGTCACATGTCAATCAGAAAAGGATGGCATGTTCCCTTCCCGAAAGTGAACCAAAAATCATGATTATCATTAGGGTCTTGATTTTATAATCCCTTATTTTTGAATGGAAATTTCCCCCATCTGCCAGGGTAGATTTGAACCCAGAGCATCACCCGGGTCTAGCAATAATACCCCTAGGCCATTGGTGCAAACAATTTGAGCAAAACTGCTGCACAAGAACTTCCCATATTTGGGAtgaagaaacagacagagagaaatgttCGATTATGCAGAGCTTTTATTGAATTTCAGCATCAGGCTTCAGTTGCCTTTTCCCTCCTCTGATTCAGaataaaaattatttattttccgTTGTctttaggcatttttattttcGAATGTTAGAAAAGTGCACCAATGAAAGCACCTGCAGCTCCCAGTCCAAGTTTGGCAGCTACTGGGATTCCAGCCGCCCCTGCAAAGAACAGAAAAGCAAAGCACATCCACATGACATATCCTGAATTTATTAATCTCAACATTTCTTACAATTCTGGTCTGAATGATATTCTTGGGAAAGACAGAATGCATTGTGAAATTGTTAGATAGCTAACTTCCTTATTTGTAATCACAATAAAGCCAACCCTTACACTGCTGAGGTTAAAACATCAGTTGTATTAATATTTATTGCAAAACTGTCACTTAGCTTTTGTAAAGTCTACTCCGAGAGAAGCATCCAAAACAATAAAATATTATTGGGTACAGTCATCAATGCTAAGACTTCATCAGTGAAGTTTTGAAGCAGAAATCCTGAGAACTATTCATTACTTATCAGCAGATTTTACCAGCAGATTGAAGGAGGGCCACCAGACTTCCAGCAGCTACTCCTCCCCCATTGGCGATAGCTGCTGAAGACATCATACTTGCTGCAATGGAGCCTCCTGCTATTCCAGCACTGGTAAATCCCACAGCTCCCAGAATCACCGGGGCAGCAGCAGTGGTTATAACTGAAAGATAATATTTCCCCATTTCAGTACGGCACAATGTTCAGAAATTTAATATTGATTAAAATACCAGGGAATCAAGTGGCAGTTTTTAAATTTGAGAACAACATTGATCCAACTTAATATTGCTCAAAACCTGAAATTCTAAAGTCCACTTCCTTCCCATCTGCAATTAAGGTCAATTTCCTTCACCATAAATCCATCCAGCCTTTTTGAAATATCTGGTATATTTTGCCTTTGGTTGATGTTGGTTTGTGGACCTGTTGCCGTGTGTTGATTGTTGTCCTGGTGTTCAGTCTAGGTGTGTTCTTTTGTGTTTGTTTCCACAATTTGCGTCGATGTTTTCTGTTGTTGCTCAGCATTGTTTCATTAAGTGTTGTGAGTGTCTAAGTCTGAGTTCACTGTTTACTTTGTATATTAGTGCAAGAAACCAGGGTCCCACTTTGTGATGTATCCCACATGTCGGTGAAGCAGTTCCACACCTGCACCACTTTTATCCTCCCATGTTTGTCGAGAAATATATTATTGCAAGAAACCAGGTTCCCATTGTAGGGTGTGTTCCACATGTTGGTGAAGTAGTTCCACACCAGCACCACTTTTATCCTCCCATGTTTGTCAAGAAGTGTGTCCTGATTCTCAGAGAATTTGGAGAGATGATGAGTTCTCACTTGCTTTGTGTTAACGCATTTACTGACAGACTAATCTATTGATTCCTGCAGCTTTTGCCTGTGGATGTCAATTCCACCTGGTAAATCCCAAAATTGATAATTGAATGCAGCTGATCTTTTATCATGTTCCATATTTTTGAGGGAATGTCCTAGTTTGCTTCACACAAGTCCAAAAAACTGACTTGGTGTAAGCTCCTATTACAAACTGCTGGATATATTTTCACAGTTTGCCTAACTGGTTCTGCAACTTCTTGACCTATGTAGCATAACTGCATCCTTTGCTTAATCTTGGATCAGATAATATATGGCATTCTATTTTATCCTGGTGGATTTGATAGCCATTCTGCTTTGCATAGAGTTCAGTACTTATTGTTCGTTTTCTATTTTGTAGATTGCACCCTCTTTTCGTGATAGCTCTTTTGGCTCATCATTCTTCATGCAGACCACCTTTCTTGTCATTGCTAGAATTTAGACAAGGTGGATTTGAATTAGCTGTCTGCCTGCACAAACCAACCAACTGGAGATACAAAATCTAGAAATTAATCTTATTGTCTTCTGTTTTCTGAACTATGCGAACATCTGGATTGTAGTTATACTTTGCTGTTGCTCCTTTCAGCCTACAAGCTTGCAAGGCTGGTTTCTTCTTTGATTCATTTTACTTAAAAGTAAATATATCAGCTGAATACCAGGGAATAATATATTAGCTTAAATAAATGTGGTGAGTTCACATACAGCTAAACAAATATATGTGTCGTCCAAAGTAATGTCCTGACACAGCCTGTGACTAGAGTTCCACATTGCAGACAGCATGTTGCCTTCTCAgaacagccacaaccatcttccttgtgCTTGTTATGATTCCAGTTAGTGGAAAGATTTCCCCTTGATTTCCCTTTTACtttcattatttaaagaaaaggaTTTATATGATTGAATAGCGCTTACCTGCACCTGTTATTATAGCTCCAATTCCCAGCATGATTGtctccagatattcactctacaaACTGAATAAAGGTTTCATGTTAAAATCTTGATCCTAAAGTTTTTATTACAGAAATAAATAATATAAACATCACATCTTCCCTCACCAGTGTCGCACACATCCACCCCAGATACACATAAATGTTATTCACTTTTATTGTGACTGTTCTTTCGTTTCAACGCACGACCATGAATTCAAGAGGTTGGTTTAATTATCTAGAAAGGAAGCCTTTTACCTTTATACAATACATTTGTAGACACCAGGCATCCCAAAGTGCTGTACAACTAATAAATGTTTCAGTGTGGGAAAGAGCAAACAGTTTGTTGCAGCAACTCCAACAAAAATCAGTACTTTTGAAAAATTCTTtcacagaatgtgagaatggcttGCCGGTCTCGTATTTATTACACTTTCCGAAACacccttgacaaggtggtggtaAGATTATTGAATCACTGTAGTCATAGGGATGTTTTTAGTGAAGTCCCCATGCCTCAGGTGAAAATggtaagaggttgagaaggagagatcTCCATGTTGACCAGAGCCACTGAGAGAATTGATCTGTACTGTTGGCATCGCACTGAGTCACAAACTAGTCAACCAACCATCTGAGCTAAACAACCCTGAAGGTACATCTATACTGCTGTGAGgtaggaattccagaattttgactcaagAAGCAGCAGCAataaagttccaagtcaggatggtttgtgGGTTATAAGGGAacatgcaggtgatggtgttcctatgtatctgctgctcttgccttTCTAGGTTTGGAGGGTGTGCGTTTGTATGGTACTGTTAAAatagccttggtgagttgttgaaTTGGGTCTTGCCATTGATACATTGCTGActctgtgcatcagtggtggataGAGTGACTATATGATTCATTTGCAAGTGGGCTTCTCTGCtctgaatggtgttgagcttcgTCAGCATTGTTGGATTTGCACTCATACATGAAAGTAGAACACACTCCATTGTTCTCCTGACATGAGCCTTGAAGGTGGGGGATCAGGCTGTGGGGAGCAAGGAAGTATATTCCGTGCCTCAGAATGCCCAGTCTCTGGCCTTTTCTTGAAGCCAGTGTATTTAATGGCAGGTCCAGTTCAGATTCAGGTCATTGCTAAGCTACCAGGATGATGTTTATGGGATTCAGGGATAGGACCCCACCAAGTCATCTCCCACCAATAGATTCACAGTCTTTGTAGAACCGCAACTGTCACTATACCAAGGCTTTTGAGAtgacactctctgggtgaacttTTATGAGAGAAACCTTTAAACAGTTTCTGGTTAGCTCTTTCACTAGCTCTGTGATGTTTATCCAATCGTTTGATGGCAAGTCAGGAATCCTTGTTGCAGGGAGTGCTCAAAGACACAATGCATCTCTGAAAAGTGATTGTTTCATCCCATGGAGCTGGTTATACACAAGGAGCAATTTCTCCTTGTGTAAAGAAGACTTGGCTGGTAACTTGTCCCACTTCCACCTTATACGAGTCTAGGCTTGGGACTTTCAAGGCACTGACCGTGGCCCCTTTATGGTCAGTGCTGATGTATTTCACAGATTGTTTTGAGGATGAATGTGCCCTGACCTCACTTACTCTTCTTACCTCTGCTGTCTGTTTCTGTTCCACTGTTTATCTCTCCTATTGCTGGTAAAGTGTTCCAAGATTCACATTTGTCTTGGTTTGGATTTTTATAGGTTAATCTGTAGATATTAGGCAGGACAGCCGAGACTTGGACATTGGAATCCTTTTGTTCCTACATGAGTTCCAAGACTGCTAGTCACATGCCTCCATTACACATCCGTAGGCACTGAGAAAAGCAGTCTATGGTTGATCAGAACAGACAGACGTATCAGCAGGCAACATGGAATACTCCTCATGGCCCTTTCCCACCGGCTTACCCCACATCAGGTGTGTCCAAAGCTCCACTGGCCATTGTCATTCAGCTGCCTGTTTTTCAAAGGTTGCAAAGGAAGTTttagaagtcatgatttggagataacttggtgttgtgtggtttttaacattgaaGTTTTAGAAATCCACCTCTTTGCATTTAAAGACAAACTGGGATTGCTTTAGGAAATCAAAACTTGGTGTTGAGGTGAAGATTATTTAAACTAGTTTTGGATAAAGTCGTATTCTCCTTAGCTGCTGTAATCTGTATCAGTTCTCCGTTTTTATGGGCACCGGTGGTAAAGCCTGCTTTATACTTCCTTTGGAATTTTCTTGCACCCTTTTGCCgaaaggcatggtggctcagtggttagcactgttgcctcacagcactagggtcccaagttcaattccagccttgagtgactgtctgtgtggagtttgcacattctccccgtgtctgcgtgggtttcctcccacagtccaaagatgtacagttcaggtgattgcccgtaatgttaggtgcattagtcagaggaaaatggaactgggtaggttactcttcagaggttcggtgtggacttgttgggccgaagggcctgtttccacactgtagggaatctaatctattctaatttGATCTAAAAGCCTTGCCATTTCAGTGTGTGCAAAAGATGAATGGCTTCAGGCTTAAATGACATCATGAGAACCTTAGTCTGgctagggtcatagagatgtaaagcatggaaacagaccttcggtccaacctgaccagatatcccaacccaatctagtcccacttgccagcacttggcccatatccctccaaacccttcctgttcatatgcccatccaaatgcctcttaaatgttgcaattgtaccagcctccaccattcctctggcagctcatttcatacacgtatcaccctctgcgagaaaaagttgccccttaggtcttttttatatctttcccctctcaccctaaacctacgccctctagttctggactccccgacctcagggaaaagactttgcctatttatcctatccatattcctcataattttgtaaatctctatgaagtcacctctcagcctatgacgctccagagaaaacagctccagggaaaacagccactccctgtagctcagatcctccaaccctggcaacatccttgtaaatattttctgaaccctttcaagtttcacgacatctttccgttggaaggagaccagaattgcatgcaatattccaacaatggcctaaccaatgtcctgtacagccgcaacatgacctcccaactcctgtactcaatactctgaccaataaaggaaagcataccaaatgccttcttcactatcctatctactgttGCAACagaaaaaccaggacaaaataacctcttgaaagccacagcatcatcacTCTGGGTTatgacattgaattcaacaaataatcTGTGATGgcacaaaatataaaaaaaatctcgAAAGCTGTCAGATTGTTCTAAAGTTCTTCAAGAAAAAAGGATGTTACTTTTGCCTCTTCTGCTTCAGACTCGGGGGTGAATTTTGACCCTTAAATTTAGATGGAGTAGGGTTAGGTAAAATGTCAAAGTATTTAAAAACCTCAATAATTTCACAACCAAAAGCAAGCTATTCGTGCTAAACCTTTCAGAGACGCTGCTTTGGCCCCAGTtgggatattgtgttcagttctggactgCACCCTTGAGGGAAAgttgccatgatctcagtgagggtgcagaggagatcagTTTGAATGGTATCTTGATGAGAGACCTCAGCTCTGTGGAGATTCTGGGATTATTCTCCATGGGGCAGAAAAGTCTAAGCGGAGATTGGATGGAGTTTATGGAAAATTAGGAATGGCTTTGATCAATGAAAGGATGATAACCAGTTTTCAGAGACAGAAAGATCAGGAATCAGAAACCACAGGGCTAAGGTGATTGACAAAGCATCAGAAGTCAGAAAATAAATGTGCAACAGGTTTTGTAGTGAGGAATAGTAAGCAAGGAGATGTGATCCGTTTAACTCAACCTGAAGCCAAAAACTGGTGAGTGTGCAGGATGAGTCCTGGGAGGCTTTCGGAGAGAAGCTGGCACTGTGGGGGCAGGGCTGCAGGGAACGTGTTGGACTGTCAGTAGGCAGAAGTGGAGTCAGAGTCACAGCATTGAAAGGAGCAGCAGTGAGAGAGCTCGGTCATCAGTTGGGGAGGAGTAGAGAGAGATTCAAAGGAAGTGAAAGTTGGTCACTGGGATTATGAGGAGAGACGAGGATTTTTGGGAGAGAAGGACGAGGTACGGTCCATTGGCGCAGAACAGTGTGAGTCAGATCTTTACGGGAGAGGGCGGTGAGGTGAAAGACaggtcagtcagggagagggcgagagccGGGCTGTCAGCGGAGAGTGGGATGAGGGTGAGAAACAATCCAACTGTtggcaatatttttctttctAAATCACCTTATGCACTGAACAGCGTTTCACAACGTTGATCGGTTTACCTTGCTGTACTCCTCATTGGCCATTCTGTCAGCCTCCTCCATTGGCTAATCAGAAAGTTCAGGCACACTGACAGATAGACTCTTCGTCAGAAAGGGAAACaggtgttatgaggaaaaggcaggaaattggagttgaggattatcattaGCCAAgatatcattgaatggcagagagaaCTTGAGGGGCTGAAACACTGGCTCTGTCTTTATGCTTTATGATCTCATGGACACACTTCCCTTCAGGGATATTATTCAGCAAACCTTCCAGACCTGAAACAATAACAGGAGGGCTGGGTGAGTGAGAGAATGGGAAGTGTGGATGGGCGAGTGTGGATGGGCGAGTGTGGATGAACCAGCCCaggccccctcaaaatattttcagaaggtggcccagaccctaaccttttcttactttaaaggtggatgtgaagtacattccagatGTAATGCgcctggtcaa
Proteins encoded:
- the LOC132830071 gene encoding interferon alpha-inducible protein 27-like protein 2A; the encoded protein is MLGIGAIITGAVITTAAAPVILGAVGFTSAGIAGGSIAASMMSSAAIANGGGVAAGSLVALLQSAGAAGIPVAAKLGLGAAGAFIGALF